The following are encoded together in the Humulus lupulus chromosome 5, drHumLupu1.1, whole genome shotgun sequence genome:
- the LOC133780036 gene encoding uncharacterized protein LOC133780036 — MLQNINPGTIVDIEKGEDDSLLFLFMALNESLRGWAKCKPIIVVDETFLKPAYGGTLLSASAHDAGATMYTEKKFEYHIKDLDSLDKRIRPYLQKNGYHKCSRFYSKNKRYSVMTSNIAESLNSATVAAREVPITTLLECLRGLLQDWTYTNRKLAQKTMTRLTPVAEQALTNNFVYSLRLTVKPANEYLFEVLKEDESWIVNLKERICTCNRFQKDEMPCAHALDVMKEMNIDPYDYCSHYYTTKVWLETYDAIV, encoded by the exons ATGCTACAAAATATCAACCCTGGAACTATAGTTGACATTGAAAAAGGAGAAGATGATAGTTTGTTGTTTCTATTCATGGCCTTGAATGAATCTTTGAGAGGCTGGGCAAAATGCAAACCTATAATAGTTGTTGATGAAACTTTCTTGAAGCCTGCATATGGAGGAACGTTGCTCTCTGCTAGTGCACATGATGCAGGAG CAACAATGTACACAGAAAAGAAATTCGAATATCATATAAAGGATCTTGACAGCTTGGATAAGCGAATAAGACCTTATTTGCAAAAAAATGGATATCATAAATGCTCAAGATTCTACTCCAAAAACAAAAGGTACTCAGTAATGACTTCCAATATTGCTGAGTCACTTAACTCAGCCACCGTGGCAGCTAGAGAGGTACCTATAACAACACTTTTGGAGTGTTTGCGTGGATTACTCCAAGATTGGACATACACTAATAGGAAACTAGCTCAAAAAACAATGACAAGATTGACACCAGTTGCAGAACAAGCACTCACCAACAACTTCGTATACTCTTTGAGATTAACT GTAAAGCCAGCAAATGAATATCTATTTGAGGTATTAAAAGAAGATGAGTCATGGATTGTAAATCTCAAAGAACGAATTTGCACTTGCAATAGATTTCAAAAGGATGAAATGCCATGTGCTCATGCTCTTGATGTGATGAAGGAGATGAACATAGACCCCTACGATTACTGTTCACATTACTACACAACAAAAGTATGGTTAGAAACATACGATGCAATTGTGTAA